In a genomic window of Flammeovirga agarivorans:
- a CDS encoding alpha/beta hydrolase yields the protein MQKQLIFWLILLLSKSLYGQEVYPLWEKGEIPFYKENDLKEYEKEAYGTLCVFDITHPTITVYKAKGKHKTDKAVLIMPGGGYGLVAMYHEGYDVAKKLAENGITAAVLKYRLPNLKSCTVPESVPLADARKGLSLLRSFADKYSFDAAKVGVMGFSAGAHLATVTTLWESEAEDENPNFAAYIYGVTQMTKLNIEWLENDLYHRKLSASEVEENTLMNLVTKDTPPTFLVHAYDDDICFIEETTVYAEKMNKVGAEVETHIFPKGGHGFGLGRASDGTDQWSDLFINWVKRMNREIN from the coding sequence GAAAAAGGTGAAATCCCATTTTATAAGGAGAATGACCTAAAAGAATATGAAAAGGAGGCTTATGGTACCCTCTGCGTTTTTGATATTACTCATCCTACAATTACCGTATATAAGGCAAAAGGAAAGCACAAAACAGACAAAGCTGTGCTGATTATGCCTGGCGGAGGATATGGTTTAGTAGCCATGTATCATGAAGGGTATGATGTAGCCAAGAAGTTAGCAGAAAACGGAATTACTGCTGCAGTGTTAAAGTACCGTTTACCAAACCTTAAAAGCTGCACAGTACCAGAAAGTGTACCTTTAGCGGATGCAAGAAAGGGACTGTCTCTATTAAGAAGCTTTGCTGATAAATATTCCTTTGATGCGGCAAAAGTAGGAGTAATGGGCTTTTCTGCTGGAGCTCATTTAGCAACTGTTACTACACTTTGGGAAAGTGAAGCGGAAGATGAAAACCCTAATTTTGCGGCATATATTTATGGGGTAACTCAGATGACAAAATTGAATATTGAATGGTTAGAAAATGACCTTTACCATAGAAAATTATCTGCAAGCGAAGTGGAAGAGAATACTCTTATGAACCTTGTAACAAAGGATACCCCACCAACGTTTTTAGTACATGCTTATGATGATGATATTTGCTTTATTGAAGAAACTACTGTTTATGCTGAAAAGATGAATAAAGTAGGAGCTGAAGTCGAGACACATATCTTTCCAAAAGGTGGCCATGGTTTTGGTTTAGGTCGAGCAAGTGATGGAACAGATCAGTGGAGTGATTTATTTATCAATTGGGTCAAGAGAATGAACAGAGAAATCAACTAA